In Streptomyces seoulensis, the following are encoded in one genomic region:
- a CDS encoding amidase, with product MSTWVGRTAAEIAAAVREKRVTPREVVAEHLARIAELDGRVGAFRTVRADAALAEADEVGARPDLAELPLAGVPVAVKDNLGVRGESTRNGSAATSDTPAAEDHVTVARLRAAGAVVVGLTNVPELCVFGTTEGVYGTARSPWDLTRTAGGSSGGSAAAVAAGLVPLALGNDGMGSLRIPAAACGLVTLKPGHGVVPADIGHGDWFGMSENGPLATTVEDLRLMLAVLAETAFPAPGERTPRRIAAAVRSPLAGVTVSEPFRTAVREAAGLLNGAGHTVRRAEPPYPLDLGLTALRHWTAGTAVDSAELDPARLAPRTRTHAAVGRRFVRSVRTGDARDRLRARLLPFLTEYDVMLTPALARRSPAAAPWHQRGWAANVAVNTASSPFTPVWNLTGWPAMSVPFGALPTGAPAAVQLVGRPGTEADLLAVAEDLERLRPWARTAPLS from the coding sequence GTGAGTACGTGGGTCGGCCGCACCGCCGCCGAGATCGCCGCCGCCGTCCGCGAGAAGCGGGTCACCCCACGGGAGGTGGTGGCGGAGCACCTCGCGCGGATCGCGGAGCTGGACGGGCGGGTCGGCGCGTTCCGCACGGTGCGCGCGGACGCGGCCCTGGCGGAGGCGGACGAGGTGGGCGCCCGCCCGGACCTGGCCGAACTCCCCCTGGCCGGTGTGCCGGTGGCGGTCAAGGACAACCTCGGGGTACGGGGCGAGTCCACCCGCAACGGCTCGGCCGCGACTTCCGACACCCCTGCCGCCGAGGACCATGTGACGGTGGCCCGGCTGCGCGCGGCGGGCGCTGTGGTGGTCGGTCTGACCAACGTGCCCGAGCTGTGCGTGTTCGGCACCACCGAGGGCGTGTACGGCACGGCCCGCAGCCCGTGGGACCTCACCCGCACGGCGGGCGGTTCGTCCGGGGGCAGCGCGGCGGCGGTCGCGGCGGGTCTGGTCCCGCTGGCGCTCGGCAACGACGGCATGGGCTCGCTGCGCATCCCGGCGGCGGCCTGCGGTCTGGTGACGCTGAAGCCGGGCCACGGCGTGGTTCCGGCGGACATCGGGCACGGCGACTGGTTCGGCATGTCGGAGAACGGCCCGCTGGCCACCACCGTCGAGGACCTGCGCCTGATGCTCGCCGTCCTCGCGGAGACCGCGTTCCCGGCACCCGGGGAACGCACGCCCCGCCGCATCGCGGCCGCCGTCCGCAGCCCGCTGGCCGGGGTGACGGTGAGCGAGCCGTTCCGCACGGCGGTGCGGGAAGCGGCGGGCCTGCTGAACGGCGCCGGGCACACCGTACGGCGGGCCGAGCCGCCCTACCCGCTCGACCTGGGCCTGACCGCGCTGCGCCACTGGACGGCGGGTACGGCGGTGGACTCGGCCGAGCTGGACCCGGCCCGGCTCGCCCCGCGCACCCGCACGCACGCGGCCGTCGGCCGGCGCTTCGTCCGCTCGGTGCGCACCGGCGACGCCCGCGACCGACTCCGCGCCCGCCTGCTGCCGTTCCTCACCGAGTACGACGTGATGCTCACCCCGGCCCTGGCCCGCCGCTCCCCCGCGGCCGCGCCCTGGCACCAGCGCGGCTGGGCCGCCAACGTGGCCGTGAACACGGCCAGTTCACCCTTCACCCCGGTCTGGAACCTGACCGGCTGGCCCGCGATGTCGGTCCCCTTCGGCGCCCTGCCGACCGGCGCCCCGGCCGCGGTCCAGCTCGTGGGCCGCCCCGGCACGGAGGCGGACCTCCTGGCGGTGGCCGAGGACCTCGAACGCCTGCGCCCGTGGGCGCGGACGGCGCCGCTGAGTTAA
- a CDS encoding wax ester/triacylglycerol synthase family O-acyltransferase → MTSDPLAPLDLAFWNMESARHPMHLGALGVFATPSPTAGAHAADLLASRAAAVPGLRMRIRDVWRPLAFGGATREPVPDFDPLDHVRLHAPTDDFHGMAGRLMQRPLRRGRPPWEAHVLPGADGVSFAVLFKFHHALADGLRALKLAASLLDPVDLPDRAPRPAEPRPGLLSEVRALPGRVPDLVRGAVSDLGRALDIGASLTRSTLGMRPAPALTSAPSGTRRTAGAVLDIDDVHRVRKSAGGTVNDVLIAVVAGALRRWLDERGDGSEGVAPRALIPVSRRRPRTAQPQGNRLSGYLIRLPVADPDPLARLETVRAGMVRNKDAGADRGAGAVALLADHVPALGHRLGGPLVGQAARLWFDILVTSVPLPGIGLKLGGHELAEVFPLAPLAPGQSLAVAVSTYRGRVHYGLVADARAVPDLDVLARALTAEMETLLTACEV, encoded by the coding sequence TTGACTTCCGATCCGCTCGCCCCTCTCGACCTCGCCTTCTGGAACATGGAGTCCGCCCGGCACCCCATGCACCTCGGCGCGCTCGGCGTCTTCGCCACCCCCTCACCGACCGCCGGGGCGCACGCCGCCGACCTGCTCGCCTCCCGCGCCGCCGCCGTCCCCGGCCTGCGCATGCGCATCCGCGACGTCTGGCGCCCCCTCGCCTTCGGCGGCGCCACCCGCGAGCCCGTTCCGGACTTCGACCCCCTGGACCACGTACGGCTGCACGCCCCCACCGACGACTTCCACGGGATGGCGGGACGGCTCATGCAGCGCCCGCTGCGGCGCGGACGGCCGCCGTGGGAGGCGCACGTACTGCCCGGCGCGGACGGCGTGTCCTTCGCCGTGCTGTTCAAGTTCCACCACGCCCTCGCCGACGGCCTGCGCGCCCTGAAGCTGGCCGCCTCCCTGCTCGACCCCGTCGACCTGCCCGACCGCGCCCCACGCCCCGCCGAGCCCCGCCCCGGCCTGCTCTCCGAGGTGCGCGCGCTGCCCGGCCGAGTCCCCGACCTGGTCAGGGGCGCCGTCTCCGACCTGGGCCGGGCCCTGGACATCGGCGCCTCGCTGACCCGCTCCACCCTCGGCATGCGCCCCGCCCCCGCCCTGACCTCCGCCCCCAGCGGCACCCGCCGCACCGCCGGGGCCGTGCTCGACATCGACGACGTGCACCGGGTCAGGAAGAGCGCCGGGGGCACCGTCAACGACGTACTGATCGCGGTCGTCGCGGGCGCCCTGCGGCGCTGGCTGGACGAGCGCGGCGACGGCAGCGAGGGTGTCGCCCCGCGCGCCCTCATCCCGGTCTCCCGGCGTCGCCCGCGCACCGCCCAGCCACAGGGCAACCGGCTCTCCGGGTACCTGATACGGCTCCCGGTCGCCGACCCCGACCCGCTGGCCCGGCTGGAGACGGTGCGCGCCGGGATGGTCCGCAACAAGGATGCCGGCGCCGACCGTGGCGCCGGTGCCGTCGCCCTGCTCGCGGACCACGTCCCGGCGCTCGGACACCGGCTCGGCGGGCCGCTGGTCGGACAGGCGGCGCGGCTCTGGTTCGACATCCTCGTCACCAGCGTCCCGCTGCCCGGCATCGGCCTGAAGCTCGGCGGGCACGAGCTGGCCGAGGTCTTCCCGCTCGCCCCGCTCGCCCCCGGCCAGTCCCTCGCGGTGGCCGTCTCCACCTACCGGGGACGCGTCCACTACGGGCTGGTGGCCGACGCCCGCGCGGTGCCCGACCTCGATGTCCTGGCCCGCGCGCTGACCGCCGAGATGGAGACCCTGCTCACAGCCTGCGAGGTCTGA
- a CDS encoding SDR family NAD(P)-dependent oxidoreductase, with amino-acid sequence MTVTEDGTASTDAVSTDEMVYGPGIDPERLAVCLSVLEELDRIDVDHPDAIQVRRATSHIYRTVKQRRRQERRAAKTAHDRNVTEATATGSAERIDDETEGILPTSKIEAGRIAGILQRPRSCYICKQRYTEVDYFYHQLCQGCAAENRARREARADLTGKRALLTGGRAKIGMYIALMLLRDGAHTTITTRFPKDAIRRFKAMEDSADWLHRLEVVGIDLRDPAQVVALADRVAEAGPLDILINNATQTVRRLPSAYAALVDGESAPLPAGELPAHQVIGAFNSGAVDGLAALPVGTSGLEAQKVADLALVAGNASVARHLDGTAIDAGGLLPDVVDTNTWVQSIEQISPVELLETQLCNYTAPFILISKLRPAMAAAAKQAAKGRAYVVNVSAMEGVFARGYKGAGHPNTNAAKAAMNMVTRTSGQEMFDTDRILMTSVDTGWITDERPHYDKLRLAEAGFHAPLDLVDGAARVYDPVVRGEQGEDLYGVFMKDYAPGKW; translated from the coding sequence ATGACGGTGACAGAGGACGGCACGGCGTCCACGGACGCGGTGTCCACGGACGAGATGGTGTACGGACCGGGCATCGACCCCGAGCGCCTGGCCGTCTGCCTCAGCGTGCTGGAGGAGCTGGACCGGATCGACGTCGACCACCCCGACGCCATCCAGGTCCGCCGGGCCACCTCGCACATCTACCGCACGGTCAAGCAGCGCCGCCGCCAGGAGCGCCGGGCCGCCAAGACCGCGCACGACCGCAACGTCACCGAGGCCACCGCCACCGGCTCCGCCGAGCGCATCGACGACGAGACCGAGGGCATCCTGCCCACCTCCAAGATCGAGGCCGGCCGGATCGCGGGCATACTCCAGCGCCCCCGCTCCTGCTACATCTGCAAGCAGCGGTACACCGAGGTCGACTACTTCTACCACCAGCTCTGCCAGGGCTGCGCCGCCGAGAACCGCGCCCGCCGCGAGGCCCGCGCCGACCTCACCGGCAAGCGCGCCCTGCTCACCGGCGGCCGCGCCAAGATCGGCATGTACATCGCGCTGATGCTGCTGCGCGACGGCGCCCACACCACGATCACCACCCGGTTCCCCAAGGACGCCATCCGCCGCTTCAAGGCGATGGAGGACTCCGCGGACTGGCTGCACCGCCTGGAGGTCGTCGGCATCGACCTGCGCGACCCGGCCCAGGTCGTCGCCCTCGCGGACCGGGTCGCCGAGGCCGGCCCGCTGGACATCCTGATCAACAACGCGACCCAGACCGTACGGCGGCTGCCCTCCGCCTACGCCGCGCTGGTCGACGGCGAGAGCGCCCCGCTGCCCGCCGGTGAGCTGCCCGCCCACCAGGTGATCGGCGCCTTCAACTCCGGCGCGGTCGACGGCCTGGCCGCGCTGCCCGTCGGCACCAGCGGCCTGGAGGCCCAGAAGGTCGCCGACCTGGCCCTGGTCGCGGGCAACGCCAGCGTCGCCCGGCACCTGGACGGCACCGCGATCGACGCGGGCGGCCTGCTGCCCGACGTGGTCGACACCAACACCTGGGTGCAGTCCATCGAGCAGATCTCCCCGGTGGAGCTGCTGGAGACCCAGCTCTGCAACTACACGGCGCCGTTCATCCTGATCAGCAAGCTCCGCCCGGCCATGGCCGCCGCCGCGAAGCAGGCCGCCAAGGGGCGCGCGTACGTCGTCAACGTCTCCGCCATGGAGGGCGTCTTCGCCCGTGGCTACAAGGGCGCGGGCCACCCCAACACCAACGCCGCCAAGGCCGCGATGAACATGGTGACCCGGACCAGCGGCCAGGAGATGTTCGACACCGACCGCATCCTGATGACCTCGGTCGACACCGGCTGGATCACCGACGAGCGCCCGCACTACGACAAGCTCCGCCTGGCCGAGGCGGGCTTCCACGCCCCGCTGGACCTGGTCGACGGCGCGGCCCGGGTGTACGACCCGGTCGTGCGCGGCGAGCAGGGCGAGGACCTGTACGGCGTCTTCATGAAGGACTACGCGCCCGGCAAGTGGTGA
- a CDS encoding lipase maturation factor family protein, with translation MEWFTAPDYWLSRLLLQRGLAALYLVAFLAAVRQFRPLLGERGLLPVPRFLARASFRESPSLFHAYYSDRFFAGCAWAGCAVSAALLAGADSLLPLWAGIALWLVPWALYLSIVNVGQTWYAFGWETLLLEVGFLAAFLGNDEVAPPVVVLFLLRWVLFRVEFGAGLIKLRGDACWRKLTCLYHHHETQPMPGPLSWFFHHLPKPLHRVEVAANHFTQLVVPVLLFTPQPVASAAAALMILTQLWLILSGNFSWLNWITVVLALSALRLPADPPPVSAAPLWYEVLVLAVGVVLVALSSRPVLNMVSRRQVMNRSFDPLRLVNTYGAFGSVSRVRYEVVIEGTADEHPGEDGDWREYEFHGKPGDPRRWPRQFAPYHLRLDWLMWFAALSPAYAGEWFGRLVEKLLEDDRDTLRLLRRSPFPPGAPPRFVRARLFRYRFTTWRELRETGACWERTYVRDFLRPTRLGTSR, from the coding sequence ATGGAGTGGTTCACCGCCCCCGACTACTGGCTGAGCCGACTGCTGCTCCAGCGCGGGCTGGCCGCGCTCTATCTGGTGGCGTTCCTGGCGGCGGTACGCCAGTTCCGGCCGCTGCTGGGCGAGCGCGGGCTGCTGCCGGTACCGCGTTTCCTCGCGCGGGCGTCCTTCAGGGAGTCGCCGAGCCTGTTCCACGCGTACTACTCGGACCGCTTCTTCGCCGGGTGCGCGTGGGCGGGGTGCGCGGTGTCGGCGGCGCTGCTGGCGGGGGCGGATTCGCTGCTGCCGCTATGGGCGGGGATCGCGCTGTGGCTGGTGCCGTGGGCGCTGTACCTGTCGATCGTGAACGTGGGGCAGACCTGGTACGCGTTCGGCTGGGAGACGCTGCTGCTGGAGGTGGGGTTCCTCGCGGCGTTCCTCGGCAACGACGAGGTGGCGCCGCCGGTGGTGGTGCTGTTCCTGCTGCGCTGGGTGCTGTTCCGGGTGGAGTTCGGCGCGGGGCTGATCAAGCTGCGCGGGGACGCCTGCTGGCGCAAGCTCACCTGTCTGTACCACCACCACGAGACCCAGCCGATGCCGGGCCCGCTGAGCTGGTTCTTCCACCACTTGCCGAAGCCCCTGCACCGGGTGGAGGTCGCGGCCAACCACTTCACCCAACTCGTCGTCCCCGTACTGCTGTTCACCCCGCAGCCGGTCGCCTCGGCGGCCGCCGCCCTGATGATCCTCACCCAGCTCTGGCTGATCCTGTCCGGCAACTTCTCCTGGCTGAACTGGATCACGGTCGTCCTCGCCCTGTCCGCGCTCCGGCTCCCCGCCGACCCGCCCCCGGTGTCCGCCGCGCCGCTCTGGTACGAGGTGCTGGTGCTCGCGGTCGGCGTGGTCCTGGTGGCGCTCAGCTCGCGCCCGGTGCTGAACATGGTGTCCCGGCGCCAGGTGATGAACCGCTCCTTCGACCCGCTGCGCCTGGTCAACACCTACGGCGCGTTCGGCAGCGTCAGCCGGGTCCGCTACGAGGTGGTGATCGAGGGCACCGCCGACGAGCACCCGGGCGAGGACGGCGACTGGCGGGAGTACGAGTTCCACGGCAAGCCCGGCGATCCCCGGCGCTGGCCCCGCCAGTTCGCGCCCTACCATCTGCGGCTGGACTGGCTGATGTGGTTCGCCGCGCTGTCGCCCGCGTACGCCGGGGAGTGGTTCGGCAGGCTGGTGGAGAAGCTGCTGGAGGACGACCGCGACACCCTGCGCCTGCTGCGCCGCTCCCCCTTCCCGCCCGGCGCCCCGCCCCGCTTCGTCCGCGCCCGCCTCTTCCGCTACCGCTTCACCACCTGGCGCGAGCTGCGCGAGACGGGCGCCTGCTGGGAGCGGACGTACGTACGGGACTTCCTGCGCCCGACCCGGCTCGGCACCTCCCGCTGA
- a CDS encoding GNAT family N-acetyltransferase, protein MLIREAGAADWPRIWPVWHRVVAAGDTYTWDPGTPEEAARALWMSPAKRVYVAEDADGTLLGSAYLTPNYGGAAAHVANAGFMVDPDRAGRGTGRALAEHLLAEAKAQGYRAMVFNAVVETNPAVRLWTSLGFTVLGTVPNAFDHPRDGLVGLHIMHKAL, encoded by the coding sequence ATGCTGATCAGAGAAGCCGGGGCCGCCGACTGGCCCCGGATCTGGCCTGTCTGGCACCGCGTCGTCGCCGCCGGTGACACCTACACCTGGGACCCCGGCACCCCCGAGGAAGCCGCCCGCGCCCTCTGGATGAGCCCCGCCAAACGGGTGTACGTGGCCGAGGACGCCGACGGCACCCTGCTCGGCTCGGCCTACCTCACCCCGAACTACGGCGGAGCCGCCGCGCACGTGGCCAACGCCGGCTTCATGGTCGACCCCGACCGGGCCGGACGGGGCACCGGCCGGGCGCTCGCCGAGCACCTTCTCGCCGAGGCGAAGGCCCAGGGCTACCGCGCGATGGTCTTCAACGCCGTCGTCGAGACCAACCCCGCCGTCCGCCTCTGGACCTCCCTGGGCTTCACCGTCCTCGGCACGGTCCCGAACGCCTTCGACCACCCCCGCGACGGACTGGTGGGCCTGCACATCATGCACAAGGCGCTTTAA